The Glycine soja cultivar W05 chromosome 15, ASM419377v2, whole genome shotgun sequence region aatgtggatgaaagtttgaaaaaaagaaagaaaaaaaaaaagaagaaaaaaaggcttcaagtcccacatcgctcaggataaacacttgaatagcgtttcactccctatatatagagaactcatttcttcatttttccttgccccagttgagaaacatttcctcaacttttctttctccctcccatatttcagccgatgcatttccggtaaacttctccctctttctttctgtcgctctaaaattacggttggctataatagtgactttttaagtcatattttcggttggatataagagtgacttttcaagtcatattttttggttggctattagagtgacttttctaGTCATATTTTCGAttggctataatagtgacttttcaaatcatatttttcggttggctattagagtgacttttcaagtcatattttcggttggctgttagagtgacttttcaagtcatattttcgggtggctttagagtgacttttcaagtcatacaagagggtgtaattctagaaaaggttccctTAGTGCAGTGgaaatcttatacagtgatctaggctgttttatcctggggatgtcgtggttgatagtctgcttgcacaatttttgacagtgccacgaaacgtcttaaagaaagcgatATTGTCCGTGACtcagccagtaattttttcggtttgccataaactattgttcCAACACGTTTGCACCTAACCGGCACAGATGATCAGTGCATGCAGGCCACCCCAGACTGTTTTATAATGTCTACCCTATTCACAACTCAGAAACCACACTGAAAGCAACCAACATCAAACACTTTCTCACAACCGCATCACTAGTCCTCTGTGTTGATTTTCCAcaaccatcatcatcatcatcatgggtGTTGTTACTCACGAATACGACACCCCTGCCGATGTGCCTCCTACTAGGCTTTTCAAAGCCATGACACTAGATTTCCATAATCTCTTTCCAAAGATTGTGGATAGCATCCACGGTGTTGTATTCATAGAAGGAAGTGGTGGTCCTGGAACCATCAAGAAGATGACCATCATAGAAGGCCAGTAATTGAATGCTacctttttcaattaattacacataatattttataaatacttgGTCGACACTTATCATTTCTCTCTTTATATCTTTCTGTGTCACATTAtgttatttatcatatttatattttttttcttcgtattatgtgtttataatcaatgttttaaaaaacgTCCCACAATCGTGATTTGGACCACAACATCAAGGTGTTTTATCTGGGATTGCATCAGTCATATTTGTCTGTACTTTATTGCAATATCAACAAACTGATGAAATCGCAATAATACTATTGCGACCAATATTTAAAACCTTAATTATAATACATAGtacaaattaatgaaattagtCATGATTTTAATTAGATGAATTAATGGGTGCATATGCAGGTGACAAAACAAAGTATGTGCTGCACAGAGTTGATGCAATTGATGAGGCAGCCTATGTATATAACTTCAGCATAATCGGGGGCACTGCCTTGGCTGACACATTGGAGAAGGTTTCATTTGAAAGCAAATTGGTGGAAGGCTCAAATGGAGGATCCATTAGGAAGGTACATGTCCAATTTTTCACCAAAGGCAATGCTACATTTAGTGAAGAGGAGGTGAAAGCTAACCAAGCCAAGGTCGAAGGGCTTGTAAAGCTTGTTGAAGGGTACCTTTTGGCAAATCCTGATTACTGAAGGTCTTTCTTGTTAGTAATTAAGAGCTTGGCTATGGTGCAAAGTAATAAGCTAGCCTTGATGGATCTGCAAGCTCAGCACCAAGGCTTTCTTCTTCTatgatatcttttatttatttttgttctttattaaAACATGGGCAATTAATCatagattaataatttaatagttttttttttaactttcttcAGCTTTTGACTAATACATATGTCCTTTGCATTTGCTGCAAATTGATGTGTTGCCGCTTGCGAGTTGGGTAGAAGATAAGCTATAACATAAGACAgacaaaaagaaacaaagaaattaaGGATATAATTATTCAAGTTATTGCTAATGGTTTAGTgagaaaaaattagaaaattaaaattcggATTGATAATTCACTGTCATATGGGACTGATTGGAGCTAATGGGATGCTGGGAAAATTTATCTGAAAATAGAGAAGAAGGTTGAACAAATTAATGCAAGAAAatttaaagattattttaataatcttGTTATTGGtgtaaaatattcattaattttattggtATCTAATTTTTATTGTCCTTCtttgttaagattttttttcttatttacaattttttacaattttttcatCTATAAAACTTAgtctcaaaatttaattttatttaagaaaacagAGTTCACTAATTCAATCTAAACTAACGACTTGATGCTAAAAATTTGAAGACTTAAGTACTAATTAGCAATTAGGAACCcaaataactaatttaaattaagaaaaaaatacaaacaatgattaattattaatttttcatctaATGACACTGtgttaaaggtttttttttgtaattaaaaggtTTTtagatcatttataataaattttacaaaaacgAATATGCAAAATGTAACTTAAATGAAGCTAGTTTTAACTAAAAAACCTTAGATAAATTCTAAGAGGGGGTATttataatgttttaaattttaaaattctaaaattctaaatatattatttttatttaaattctttgaaataattttttttaatttacttagtatttttagaaattttatgaACAAAATAAGACTTATTTTTGTGCAAAATTTGAATAAAGGGAAAATTGTTATCTAACATTTAGAAAATTCTATTATAAAACTAAAGTAATATATTTGaatgatatttataaatttttctagAATTAAGAGTTATTAGagttatttgaattaaatattcATATTCTAGTATTTTACTTCTATTAAGGgtaaaatgatcattttatattataaatgatttttaaaattttggaaaatttttTTAGGGGTTTAAAATGGCaacatttttcttcaataaCACTTTTAAAGTGGAATTTGATCAGTtgaatttattatgtattttctaattttaatagttttatgaatatggatatttttgtaaattccaaattttatataaagtaaatttcaaaatttaatattcatagaaaatgtttaattatagttaaatgaaattatttaagtttaaaagtgaaaataacttgcataaaatttaataagGTATGTTATTTgtcaaagaaaaaatgattgaacGTTGGAAAGAAGAGTGacaacgaaatttttcaaggaaaatttTCGAAGTGTTGAAACCTTGATTAAGAGGTGGTAAAAATTTGCTTGTACACTATGGAGGGCTATAATGAGGTGTATAACATTCCGTTTTTtcactcactctctctctctctctataatcattaaatattttattttgttaattttaattaaataattaatttgggaAAAGTGGTTGGGCCTAGGTACGGGTTTTATgagtaaaaatgtttttaaagccTTTCATGTTGGGCCTTAGTCCCTTGCATCTATTGCTTGTCATGGAAAGCTTCTTTCAAGTTAAGGGAGGAGTGATTCCGAGTGAGATTGTCTCGCTCATGGGTATGACTATGGTGGTGCGTCACAGGGTTAGTTCTAGACCAcaatttagttgtgtatgtttagGTTTTGATTTGTATATTCGGAAgcactttttttattagtgtTGTGATTTGATTATATGAATTTTTGGTTGTgttatgtttttcttcttttgttccaattaggattttttttatgggTTATGAAGGATTGTGTGTGGGCTGGGAGTTATTGAATCAATTGAATGTTAGGGATGTAGTAAAAgtgttttagaattttttttcgaTGTTTAAAAGGCGTGGGACCCATGAAAAACCTTCCCATTTGCAATCTTATGTTTCTACAAAATTGTGTAGGTTTCACAATGGCCATGTGAGAATGTACTTCAGTTAACATTCTTTGCAGTTGGATACGCTAAGAGACAAAACATTTAACTAGGAATCCGAGTTATATGAATAGCGAATGTGAAATCAacggaaaaaaaacatgctttaggTTGCCAATTTTGAAACTTTGCCGTCCTTGAACTCTTGGTGCTTTTGCTTTAGCTTTCCATCTTTTCTGTCTTATCTTCATATGTCACAACTTCTTCAATCTTAATGTGTAACATGATGCATCAAGtcgaaaatatattaaaattgaattatatacatcatcttaatttttttcccttattaaaaaattaatatttcagaaaaattaatagtatggagaatatttttcttattaatgtgttattttttaattaagtgtgTATTTGGTTTAAtgttaaagaaataattttgaatttttgtataCATTTTTACATATTTGAATTCCTACAAAAGAATAATTCAGACTTAATTTTAGATTGAAATAACTTTGAATAGTTGCACTAGATCCAAAATTGTATATTGAATTTTACTctcaacttaattttataataaaatatttacatataaaccacatcacaaaatcaattttacaaaattaattttgacaaaatccATTCAAACACAACTAAAAGATAagaaacaagacatgaagggggAATCTGAATTTGATCCATTAAAGCACTCTATGAATAAGGTTAATGTGCTAAGGACATCTAATTTTATATAGTATGATTTCGTTGTCGGTAAATATACTAGTACAAAAGTTTATTGTCTATACGTGAAcagtttatttataaattttttctcgTCAATTTCGCGATGACTAAGTCAAAGTTCGATGAAAGCTTAGGtccattgataaaaaataaaaaaggaattgCGAATTTGCGAAAATTgatttgcttttttttaaaaaaaatataaaactatttattttatcaaaaaaaatttttttagaaaaaaatttgaaacaaatgaacccattattatatattcacatttcaaatattaatttaagtaagttttatttatgtatatatctttaatttaatctaaattaatttAGATTGGTTAACTAATCCAACTACTTTTATAACGAGAGAATAATTCTtaggatattttaattttttaatttttaagcgTCGGTGACATCGaactttttaaatcattttggaTATTAAAATTAGTTCTAAATATACCTATCATTTAGTGGATCAATCGCTTCAATTAATCCATCGGGTGTTGTCTTTAAGCTGTTTGAATCTTAAAGTCCAATTTCCAGTTTAAAGTTTTGGTGCTACTCTTTAATCTGAATTAAAGTCTTACTTTAATAATCTTCATAGTAaatctttatattaaaatttaatataaattacgaaaaataaaattttaattttaaaagcccacaaaaaattacatctaagtatttcattttcattagaCGTTTGATTTGTCTCAACTACTTGCGCTGGATTATTCTCTTAATCTCGTTGGGCGCTTGATTTCATCGAACTCCACCAAACGAAGCTTAGTTTGGTGAATTCTGCTTAAATTTGAGTTTGGACATTTTATGGTTCAATCACTCTGATATTTGACTTTCTGGTAAGATTATGATACAAGCCCACAAGCATTGATCttttatatagaaattaaacattattaaTTGAATTACACTCATTTGAAAAATGAGTTGAGTTTGGTATCTTACACCATGTGGAAGCCTATATTCTCCTTAAACATCTTTTTGCAACACAAACGTCATCAACGCACTATTGTTAATTTATAGATGAAAAATTATACGTGGACCCTATGGTTAGtttttaagtattaaaaaaagctTCATTATTGTTAGCCTTTAGTTTAACTTAGAtgaattttattaagatattcttctctttttgactAATTCTTAGTCTTCATTTCCCGGCCAATCCCATTAAAAATTTGCCAAATACGACACAAGGATTGACACGTTAATTAATAAACATCACGATC contains the following coding sequences:
- the LOC114387745 gene encoding pathogenesis-related protein 10-like, which gives rise to MGVVTHEYDTPADVPPTRLFKAMTLDFHNLFPKIVDSIHGVVFIEGSGGPGTIKKMTIIEGDKTKYVLHRVDAIDEAAYVYNFSIIGGTALADTLEKVSFESKLVEGSNGGSIRKVHVQFFTKGNATFSEEEVKANQAKVEGLVKLVEGYLLANPDY